The following are encoded together in the Kwoniella europaea PYCC6329 chromosome 1, complete sequence genome:
- a CDS encoding NADPH-dependent diflavin oxidoreductase 1: protein MIPLILYASETGNAQDVAERVSRSFRAAGRKITVQSMDTFPISSLIHVPLLILITSTHGRGDPPPAMTSLWKALLRSNLPEDILEDVHFTLFGLGDSSYERFCYAGKILARRMEGLGANKLAEYGWGDERSPNGIEDALIPWLKQTLDTFLPYLPVSPDYSPISSTDLPLPIYSLTPIASSSTSKRKQKEDGLDIPLEGLSISSIPNGHSASEAPTRVEDALHHESNGVIKPDDWVWATLRKNKRVTKEDWWQDVREIELEFEDEDVKPYLPGSICSLQPQSNQEDVNTFLEMMDLESQADIPLQVEALLEEQPLPQHLPPSDKPTTLRSLLTNHLDLRCSPRKSFFEWLRRLSPDEREQERLDEFIDDPDEIHTYATRPSRTIVETLADFRNSKIPLSHILEILPPLRRRQFSIASSWDAHPGNVQLLVALVEYKTNLKVPRRGLCSQWLDQLTVGIKLPIHISPPTLFLPPNPDTPVILVGPGTGVAPMRALVETRVKQGAIENTALYFGCRSEYADFYFSDEWKKYGEMGVNIQIAASRDQEEKVYVQHLIKENKEEVQEWLVDKGGHVYISGSSNAMPREVREALAWCISKEGAGDFTEEEAKEYVERMFEEKRGGEESW, encoded by the exons ATGATCCCTCTGATACTCTACGCATCCGAAACAGGCAACGCCCAAGATGTAGCCGAGCGAGTTTCCCGATCGTTTAGAGCAGCAGGTCGGAAAATCACTGTCCAATCGATGGATACTTTCCCTATATCATCCCTCATACATGTCCCGCTCTTGATCCTTATCACTTCCACTCACGGACGTGGTGACCCTCCACCGGCGATGACGAGTCTGTGGAAGGCGCTACTGCGGTCGAATTTGCCTGAAGATATATTGGAAGATGTGCATTTTACGTTGTTTGGTTTAGGGGATAGTTCATATGAGAGGTTCTGTTATGCTGGAAAGATATTGGCtaggaggatggaagggCTCGGAGCAAACAAATTGGCAGAGTATGGATGGGGTGATGAGAGGAGTCCAAACGG CATAGAAGACGCTCTCATACCTTGGCTAAAACAGACCCTAGATACTTTCTTACCTTACCTTCCTGTATCTCCAGACTACTCTCCAATATCGTCAACAGATCTACCGCTGCCCATATATTCCTTGACGCCCATTGCAAGTTCGTCGACCTCGAAACGGAAAcagaaggaagatgggttggatatACCTTTGGAAGGAttatcgatctcatcaataccCAACGGTCATAGTGCTTCTGAAGCACCTACGAGAGTGGAAGATGCACTCCATCATGAGAGCAATGGAGTGATCAAGCCTGATGATTGGGTATGGGCGACTTTGAGGAAGAATAAAAGAGTCACTAAGGAGGATTGGTGGCAGGATGTGAGGGAGATCGAGTTGGagtttgaggatgaggatgt GAAACCATATCTACCCGGATCGATATGTTCACTCCAACCTCAATCGAACCAAGAGGACGTTAATACATTTTTGGAAATGATGGATCTGGAATCTCAGGCGGATATACCGTTACAAGTGGAAGCACTtctggaag AACAACCTTTACCTCAGCATCTCCCACCATCCGATAAACCAACCACTCTGCGTTCATTATTGAcaaatcatctcgatctccGCTGTTCTCCCCGGAAAAGCTTCTTCGAGTGGCTACGGAGGTTGTCACCTGATGAGAGGGAACAGGAGAGGCTGGATGAGTTCATTGATGATCCT GACGAAATACATACGTACGCGACTAGACCATCCCGAACTATCGTGGAGACCTTGGCGGACTTCCGAAATTCCAAAATACCCCTTTCTCACATACTGGAAATCCTACCACCGCTCAGACGAAGACAATTTTCCATAGCTAGCTCTTGGGAT GCACATCCTGGAAATGTCCAATTGCTGGTCGCATTGGTGGAATATAAGACCAATTTGAAAGTACCACGAAGGGGATTATGTTCGCAATGGCTTGATCAGTTGACTGTTG GAATCAAGTTACCGATACACATCTCACCTCCTACGCTCTTCTTACCTCCTAATCCTGATACGCCCGTCATACTGGTAGGTCCAGGGACGGGAGTAGCTCCTATGAGAGCTTTAGTCGAGACTAGAGTCAAACAAGGTGCAAttgaga ATACTGCACTGTACTTCGGATGTCGATCTGAATACGCCGATTTCTACTTCTCGGATGAATGGAAGAAGTACGGTGAGATGGGTGTGAACATCCAGATTGCTGCTAGTAGAGAccaagaggagaaggtgtACGTGCAGCATCTGATCAAGGAGAATAAAGAGGAAGTCCAAGAGTGGTTGGTCGATAAAGGTGGACATGTGTATATATCTGG CTCATCCAATGCGATGCCCAGGGAAGTAAGAGAAGCGTTGGCATGGTGTATAAGTAAAGAAGGTGCGGGTGACTTTACTGAAGAGGAAGCCAAGGAATATGTGGAGAGGATGTTtgaggagaaaagaggtGGTGAGGAGAGTTGGTGA